In a single window of the Synergistaceae bacterium genome:
- a CDS encoding Fic family protein, protein MIFPVNEKELERNYAEIMPEIDRLSLDRVRQVWESWPDFVSIAGTWECLRKIHAEIFGGLFTLAGKIRTVNISKGGFRFANVLFLEKILPVISDMPQENFADILTKYTEMNIAHPFREGNGRSMRLWLDAMLQREMNTRIDWRKITREDYMSAIQRSPVNTLELETLLRGAMMSPEDLRDREIFSDGLAVSYSYEKF, encoded by the coding sequence ATGATTTTCCCAGTCAATGAGAAAGAATTAGAGAGAAATTACGCGGAAATAATGCCGGAAATTGACAGGCTTTCGCTTGATAGAGTGAGGCAGGTCTGGGAGTCATGGCCGGATTTCGTGAGCATTGCGGGAACGTGGGAATGTCTGCGGAAGATTCACGCGGAAATTTTCGGGGGGCTTTTCACATTAGCGGGCAAGATTCGCACAGTCAACATATCAAAAGGGGGATTTAGGTTTGCAAATGTATTATTCCTCGAAAAAATACTCCCGGTGATTTCTGACATGCCGCAGGAAAATTTTGCTGACATTCTCACCAAGTACACCGAAATGAACATAGCGCACCCGTTCAGAGAGGGAAACGGAAGATCCATGCGCTTATGGCTTGACGCAATGCTTCAGCGGGAAATGAACACCCGAATCGACTGGCGGAAAATTACGCGGGAAGACTACATGTCAGCAATTCAGAGAAGCCCGGTCAATACTCTTGAGCTTGAGACTCTGCTCAGAGGCGCAATGATGAGTCCTGAAGATTTGCGCGACAGGGAAATATTTTCGGATGGCCTTGCGGTCTCATACAGTTACGAAAAATTTTAG
- the hisH gene encoding imidazole glycerol phosphate synthase subunit HisH yields MIAIVNYGVGNLFSLESSFNAIGREVTITSSPDDLRNSERIILPGVGAFGDAAGKLFASGLADVIISEAHKGKPLLGICLGMQLLFTKSWEFGEFDGLSLIPGNVKPIREVVVGNLKIPQMGWNSLDFTNPSPIYSRTPENSYVYFVHSYAAFCDGKYITATTDYGAPLTASVQNGNIYGVQYHPEKSGNVGLDILRSFCEVKS; encoded by the coding sequence ATGATAGCAATCGTAAATTACGGCGTAGGGAATCTCTTTTCCCTCGAAAGCTCGTTTAACGCTATAGGCCGTGAGGTAACAATAACTTCAAGCCCTGATGACCTGCGTAACTCAGAGCGAATAATTCTGCCGGGTGTCGGTGCGTTCGGGGACGCTGCCGGGAAATTATTTGCTTCAGGACTCGCGGACGTGATAATCTCTGAGGCTCACAAAGGAAAGCCGCTTCTCGGAATCTGTCTGGGAATGCAGCTTCTTTTCACAAAAAGCTGGGAGTTCGGAGAATTTGACGGACTCAGCCTAATTCCCGGAAACGTCAAGCCAATCCGCGAGGTTGTTGTCGGAAATCTCAAGATTCCTCAAATGGGCTGGAACTCGCTCGACTTCACGAACCCCTCGCCGATATATTCGCGAACCCCGGAAAATTCCTACGTGTATTTCGTGCATTCATACGCGGCTTTCTGCGACGGGAAATATATCACCGCCACGACAGATTACGGCGCACCCCTCACAGCGTCAGTGCAGAACGGAAATATTTACGGAGTCCAGTATCACCCCGAAAAGAGCGGCAATGTTGGACTCGACATCCTGCGGTCATTCTGCGAGGTCAAATCATGA
- a CDS encoding precorrin-8X methylmutase, with protein sequence MNPAEIERESMRIIQSAIDDSDILPENLPVIMRVIHATADFDFLHSLTFSPGAVNLAREAIRRGTPIITDTLMLSAGISKRYGVNIVCHVSDSDVKEEAHSRNITRAIVSIERAVSEYPSAIYAVGNAPTALIRLCELIREGLANPALIVGVPVGFVNVIEAKRMLDSLTDIPRIIAHGNKGGTTVACAIINAVLYGLA encoded by the coding sequence CTGAATCCCGCTGAAATTGAGCGTGAGAGCATGAGAATAATACAGAGTGCCATTGATGACTCTGACATTCTCCCGGAAAATTTGCCCGTCATTATGCGTGTCATTCACGCAACGGCGGATTTTGACTTCCTTCACTCCCTCACGTTTTCCCCCGGTGCTGTCAATCTCGCCCGTGAAGCAATCCGCAGAGGCACTCCCATAATCACAGACACACTCATGCTGTCAGCAGGAATCAGCAAGCGTTACGGCGTGAATATCGTCTGCCATGTCTCAGACTCAGACGTGAAAGAAGAAGCCCATTCCCGAAACATCACACGCGCAATCGTGAGCATTGAACGCGCTGTGAGTGAATACCCGTCAGCAATTTACGCCGTCGGAAACGCCCCGACCGCATTAATACGGCTCTGTGAATTAATCCGTGAAGGCCTCGCAAATCCCGCGCTCATTGTCGGAGTCCCTGTAGGTTTCGTGAACGTCATCGAGGCAAAAAGAATGCTCGACTCACTCACGGACATTCCCCGCATAATCGCTCACGGCAACAAGGGCGGAACTACTGTAGCTTGCGCGATCATCAACGCAGTATTATACGGACTGGCGTAA
- the cbiD gene encoding cobalamin biosynthesis protein CbiD, whose translation MRTGVTTGTCAAAAAKASAIFLTSGTHPDSVTVRNLEGRQFLLNVFREGDYSGAVKDSGDDRSDVTDGVKILARVEIIGGENDIQFMAGKGVGIVTLPGLKIPPGQPAINPVPREMISRAVREIIPRKSVRVTVSVPNGEELARKTFNPRLGIVGGISILGTTGIVKPMNEQALLDSLSLELSMIYSLGFREIYIAFAGTGETFTRKIFHVTGRNVIQCGNYPGHVLDESAKLGFTHAILCGHPGKLLKVSAGNFVTHSKVSDGRLESLCAHLALMGASQDIIRRIYHSNTTNEAVNIIAECGFSGVWNNIAEAVTRKCEERINGAMRISAVFIDGDGNILGSNHA comes from the coding sequence ATACGGACTGGCGTAACTACAGGCACATGCGCCGCAGCAGCCGCTAAAGCCTCAGCAATATTCCTCACTTCAGGAACGCACCCAGACTCCGTAACTGTCAGGAATCTTGAAGGCCGTCAATTTCTGCTGAATGTCTTTCGTGAAGGGGACTATTCCGGCGCGGTGAAAGACTCAGGCGATGACAGGTCAGACGTTACAGACGGTGTGAAAATTTTAGCCCGCGTTGAGATTATCGGCGGTGAGAATGATATTCAGTTCATGGCCGGGAAAGGTGTCGGGATTGTTACATTGCCCGGTCTCAAGATTCCCCCCGGTCAGCCCGCAATAAATCCCGTTCCCCGCGAAATGATTTCACGCGCAGTCCGCGAAATTATCCCCCGCAAGTCAGTCCGCGTAACAGTCTCAGTCCCAAACGGAGAAGAGTTAGCCCGCAAAACGTTCAATCCCCGGCTCGGCATTGTCGGCGGAATCTCCATTTTAGGCACAACAGGAATCGTAAAGCCCATGAATGAGCAGGCGTTATTAGACTCTCTGTCGCTCGAACTCAGCATGATATATTCATTGGGATTCAGGGAGATATACATTGCGTTTGCTGGGACAGGGGAGACTTTCACGCGCAAAATATTTCACGTAACAGGAAGGAACGTTATACAGTGCGGAAATTACCCCGGCCATGTCTTAGATGAGTCCGCCAAACTGGGATTCACTCACGCGATTTTATGCGGTCATCCGGGAAAGCTCCTCAAAGTTTCAGCGGGAAATTTCGTAACTCACAGCAAAGTTTCAGACGGAAGACTCGAATCTCTCTGCGCTCACCTGGCTTTAATGGGAGCAAGTCAGGACATTATACGCCGGATTTATCACAGCAATACGACAAATGAGGCCGTGAATATTATTGCGGAGTGCGGATTTTCGGGCGTGTGGAATAATATTGCGGAGGCTGTAACGCGAAAATGTGAGGAGAGAATTAACGGGGCAATGAGAATCAGCGCGGTGTTCATTGACGGGGACGGGAATATTTTAGGGAGTAATCATGCGTGA
- the hisA gene encoding 1-(5-phosphoribosyl)-5-[(5-phosphoribosylamino)methylideneamino]imidazole-4-carboxamide isomerase, whose amino-acid sequence MIIIPAIDIFHGQAVRLLRGNYDDMTVYDPDPVNTAMIFRNDGAEWIHIVDLEGAKSGEPVNIDTVMKIRESSGLKCEIGGGVRDMSSIERYIDSGVDRVILGTSATKEGFAREAVKNFGDKIAVGVDIRAGKVAVKGWLEDSGIDALTFCKRMQDDGVSTLIITDISRDGAMSGINTELYAGLSQSLSVNITASGGVSTLDDVRTLAGLGIYGAIIGKAYYTGAVKISEAIEAVKQ is encoded by the coding sequence ATGATTATCATTCCGGCAATCGATATATTTCACGGGCAGGCGGTGAGGCTTCTGCGCGGGAATTATGACGATATGACAGTGTATGACCCTGACCCCGTGAACACCGCTATGATTTTCCGCAATGACGGCGCGGAATGGATTCACATCGTTGACCTTGAAGGCGCGAAATCCGGCGAGCCTGTCAATATTGATACGGTGATGAAGATTCGAGAGTCTTCTGGGCTGAAATGCGAAATCGGCGGAGGAGTCCGGGACATGTCATCAATCGAACGCTATATTGACTCAGGTGTTGACCGCGTAATATTGGGTACGTCTGCGACAAAGGAAGGATTTGCGCGTGAGGCCGTGAAAAATTTCGGGGACAAAATAGCCGTTGGAGTTGACATTCGCGCCGGAAAAGTCGCCGTAAAAGGATGGCTTGAGGACTCCGGGATTGACGCGCTGACTTTCTGCAAACGTATGCAGGATGACGGAGTATCAACGCTAATCATCACGGACATTTCGCGGGACGGTGCTATGTCGGGCATAAACACGGAACTTTACGCGGGATTGTCGCAGAGTCTCAGCGTCAACATAACAGCTTCCGGCGGAGTAAGCACGCTTGATGACGTGAGGACGCTGGCGGGACTCGGCATTTACGGCGCAATAATCGGGAAGGCATATTACACGGGAGCGGTGAAAATTTCGGAGGCAATCGAGGCGGTGAAACAATGA
- a CDS encoding cobalt-precorrin 5A hydrolase: MNTDGLSDHPFDCRPPCLTAFNIPPKLVGTPFTEGGNGITEDRTIITAFTHRGVNLALRLAEFLGGEVFAPERFSREGVNVIGSSLTEWAGEMFRESRAIIFIGACGIAVRAVASCVRDKMTDPAVVVADEGGKFVIPLLSGHVGGANDLARKIAAFLHAVPVITTATDVNNLPAVDEWAVKNDCVIENPGAVKKVSAKILEGESVGVAVTCENVPVPFPVTLMLRPRVLILGAGCNRGVSPAEFELSAIDFLKGAGVSPLSLKALATIDIKRDEPAMKIFAQRHNIPLVTFTASELNALAGNFTASETVRRFTGTDNVCERACVLSAGEGGVLMRCKTVYNGMTFALARSEYHDTESR; the protein is encoded by the coding sequence ATGAATACAGACGGTCTTTCTGACCACCCATTTGATTGCAGACCCCCCTGTCTCACTGCGTTCAACATCCCCCCTAAATTAGTGGGGACACCGTTCACGGAGGGGGGTAACGGAATTACAGAAGACAGAACTATTATCACTGCTTTCACACATAGGGGCGTAAATCTCGCGCTGAGGCTCGCGGAATTTCTCGGCGGTGAAGTTTTCGCGCCTGAAAGATTTTCGCGTGAGGGCGTGAATGTCATCGGCTCTTCTCTCACTGAATGGGCCGGGGAAATGTTCCGTGAGTCGCGGGCAATAATATTCATCGGGGCTTGCGGGATTGCTGTGCGGGCTGTGGCTTCCTGTGTCAGGGACAAGATGACGGATCCGGCTGTCGTTGTTGCTGACGAGGGCGGGAAGTTCGTCATTCCGTTATTGTCCGGGCATGTCGGCGGGGCTAATGACCTTGCGCGGAAAATTGCGGCCTTCCTTCACGCTGTCCCCGTAATCACAACCGCTACTGACGTGAATAACCTGCCTGCTGTTGATGAGTGGGCGGTGAAAAATGATTGCGTCATCGAGAATCCCGGAGCGGTCAAGAAAGTGTCAGCAAAAATTCTTGAGGGCGAGTCAGTCGGAGTCGCTGTAACGTGCGAGAATGTCCCCGTTCCTTTCCCCGTAACATTAATGCTCCGTCCGAGAGTGTTAATACTTGGCGCGGGGTGCAACAGGGGAGTCAGCCCTGCGGAATTTGAGTTGTCAGCAATTGATTTCCTCAAAGGCGCGGGAGTGAGTCCGCTCAGTCTGAAGGCTCTTGCTACGATTGACATAAAGAGAGATGAGCCGGCCATGAAGATTTTTGCACAGCGTCATAATATCCCGCTGGTTACGTTTACGGCCTCAGAGCTGAATGCGCTTGCGGGGAATTTCACGGCCTCCGAGACTGTAAGGAGATTCACGGGTACGGATAATGTATGCGAGCGAGCGTGCGTTCTTTCGGCGGGTGAAGGCGGTGTGCTGATGAGGTGCAAGACTGTGTATAATGGGATGACATTTGCGCTTGCGAGGAGTGAATATCATGATACTGAATCCCGCTGA
- a CDS encoding histidinol-phosphatase, whose translation MRLEDFHVHTNFCDGKDSPEDIVKEALRRGMSRLGFSGHSFTAFDTEPCMTFDGTQSYVSEIHRLREKYRGQIDILCGTEQDYYSDMPTGNYDYVIGSVHYVKIDGEYISVDHTPEIFADLIHRLNDDPYKLAEEYYSLAADVVRKTNADIIGHFDLITKFNETNKFFDEDNPRYISACNDALASLLETGKPFEINTGAISRGWRKTPYPSARILEYISSHGGSVILSSDSHSKDTLMYQFPECEELARSLGLRVVTL comes from the coding sequence ATGAGGCTTGAAGATTTCCACGTTCACACAAATTTTTGCGACGGAAAAGACTCCCCTGAAGACATCGTGAAGGAGGCACTCAGGCGCGGAATGTCCCGGCTTGGATTTTCGGGGCATTCGTTCACGGCTTTCGACACAGAGCCGTGCATGACGTTTGACGGGACACAAAGCTACGTCAGCGAAATTCACAGGCTCAGGGAAAAATATCGCGGCCAAATTGATATTCTCTGCGGAACGGAGCAGGATTATTATTCCGACATGCCTACAGGGAATTATGACTACGTTATAGGCTCAGTGCATTATGTGAAAATTGACGGGGAATATATTTCGGTAGATCACACGCCGGAAATTTTTGCGGACTTGATTCACCGCCTCAATGATGACCCGTATAAACTCGCGGAGGAATATTATTCGCTTGCCGCTGATGTCGTCAGAAAAACGAATGCTGACATTATCGGACATTTTGACCTAATCACGAAATTCAACGAGACCAACAAATTTTTTGACGAGGATAACCCACGCTATATTTCGGCCTGCAATGACGCTCTTGCCTCTCTGCTTGAGACCGGGAAGCCGTTTGAGATTAACACCGGGGCTATTTCGCGTGGATGGCGGAAGACTCCGTACCCGTCAGCAAGAATTTTAGAGTACATATCATCGCACGGCGGAAGCGTGATACTCTCAAGCGATTCTCACAGCAAAGACACTCTCATGTACCAGTTCCCGGAATGTGAAGAGCTTGCGCGGTCATTGGGACTCCGAGTCGTTACACTATGA
- a CDS encoding bifunctional phosphoribosyl-AMP cyclohydrolase/phosphoribosyl-ATP diphosphatase HisIE: protein MVNVDELKFDDRGLIPAILVDDDSGDVLMMAYMSRESLNISLEKKLACFWSRSRGELWLKGETSGNYMHIREIIADCDRDTLLVYVKPDGPACHLGNDSCFVDDVMPREKEEREKFTVCGLMELIKGRKAEKAEGSYTSYLFEKGLDKILKKIGEESSEVIIAAKNDRKEAIYEISDLVYHLLVLMAEMNIDIKDIIKELASRHVIDKKIKQEKMTS, encoded by the coding sequence ATGGTGAATGTTGACGAGCTGAAATTTGATGACAGGGGACTAATCCCGGCGATTCTTGTCGATGATGACTCCGGCGATGTCCTCATGATGGCATATATGAGCCGTGAGAGCCTGAATATCTCGCTGGAGAAAAAGCTGGCGTGTTTCTGGAGTCGTTCGCGGGGTGAATTGTGGCTGAAAGGTGAGACAAGCGGGAACTACATGCACATACGCGAGATTATAGCCGACTGCGACAGGGATACGCTGTTAGTGTACGTTAAGCCGGACGGCCCTGCGTGCCACTTGGGTAATGACTCGTGCTTTGTTGATGATGTTATGCCCCGTGAGAAAGAAGAGCGCGAAAAATTTACCGTCTGCGGATTAATGGAGCTGATAAAAGGAAGGAAAGCGGAAAAGGCTGAAGGGTCTTACACGTCATATCTATTTGAGAAGGGATTAGACAAGATACTAAAGAAAATCGGCGAGGAAAGCTCAGAAGTCATAATAGCCGCGAAAAATGACCGCAAAGAAGCTATCTACGAGATTTCCGACCTTGTTTATCACTTGCTTGTTCTCATGGCCGAAATGAATATTGACATAAAGGACATCATAAAGGAGCTGGCCTCCCGGCACGTAATCGACAAAAAAATAAAGCAGGAAAAAATGACATCATGA
- the hisF gene encoding imidazole glycerol phosphate synthase subunit HisF, with product MITKRIIPCLDVKDGRVVKGVNFRWLSDVNSPVELAEYYSKNGADELVFYDITASSDGRKIFTEILRETARKVFIPLTVGGGISAVSDFERVLSCGADKVSVNTGAIMNPELIPEAAKLYGSQCVVISADVKRVGGEFHVFARGGRDDTGIEAVGWIRRCVDAGAGEVVLNSIDTDGVKQGFDIDMLKAVCAVVNVPVVASGGAGGIDDFVTLFHEVPGADAGLAASIFHFGEVKISDLKRRLHEENIAVRL from the coding sequence ATGATAACAAAACGCATAATCCCATGTCTTGACGTAAAGGACGGCAGAGTCGTGAAGGGCGTAAATTTCCGCTGGCTTAGTGATGTAAATTCGCCTGTTGAGCTTGCTGAATACTATTCGAAAAACGGCGCGGACGAGCTTGTATTTTACGACATTACAGCGTCATCGGACGGGCGGAAGATATTTACGGAAATTTTGCGGGAGACTGCGCGGAAGGTCTTTATCCCTCTGACAGTCGGCGGGGGAATTTCGGCGGTCTCAGACTTTGAGCGGGTACTCTCATGCGGTGCGGACAAAGTGAGCGTGAACACGGGCGCAATCATGAACCCGGAATTAATCCCGGAGGCGGCGAAATTGTACGGCTCACAGTGCGTAGTGATTTCTGCTGACGTTAAGAGGGTCGGCGGAGAGTTTCACGTTTTTGCGAGGGGCGGAAGGGATGATACCGGGATTGAGGCTGTAGGATGGATTCGCCGCTGTGTTGACGCGGGCGCGGGTGAAGTCGTCCTGAACTCTATCGACACTGACGGCGTGAAGCAGGGATTCGACATTGACATGCTGAAGGCTGTTTGCGCTGTCGTGAATGTGCCTGTTGTAGCGTCAGGCGGTGCGGGCGGAATTGATGACTTTGTGACTCTGTTCCATGAAGTGCCTGGTGCTGACGCGGGACTCGCGGCCTCGATATTCCATTTCGGAGAAGTGAAAATTTCTGACCTCAAGCGGAGACTGCACGAGGAAAATATAGCGGTGAGGTTGTAA
- the cobM gene encoding precorrin-4 C(11)-methyltransferase, giving the protein MIYFIGAGPGAVDLITVRGAEILRSAGRIVYAGSLVNPEIIAEYSPEGCEVFDSSSMTLEEISDCLISGHESGKITVRLHSGDPAIFGAIREQMNILRARGIPFEVVPGVSSLFAASSAVKTEYTIPGQTQTLIITRHAGRTPVPESERLKSLAVHGASMAVFLSAGMLEAVCAELISGGYSSDTPAAVVYRASWPDERVIRGTLATLPGLAEGVTKSAIILAGDFLGDNTDSQSKLYDKNFSHEYRRSF; this is encoded by the coding sequence ATGATTTACTTCATCGGGGCAGGGCCGGGAGCTGTTGACTTAATCACAGTACGGGGCGCGGAAATTCTCAGGTCAGCAGGAAGAATCGTATATGCAGGTTCGCTCGTCAACCCTGAAATTATCGCTGAATATTCGCCTGAAGGGTGCGAGGTTTTCGACAGCTCATCAATGACGCTTGAAGAAATTTCTGACTGCCTCATATCCGGCCATGAGAGCGGGAAAATTACGGTGAGGCTGCATTCGGGAGACCCTGCGATTTTCGGGGCAATACGTGAGCAGATGAACATATTGCGGGCTAGGGGGATTCCGTTTGAGGTTGTGCCGGGGGTAAGCTCGCTTTTTGCGGCATCGTCAGCAGTCAAAACAGAGTACACGATCCCCGGCCAGACTCAGACGCTCATAATCACACGTCATGCAGGGCGGACTCCTGTCCCGGAATCCGAGAGGCTGAAATCTCTTGCGGTACACGGTGCGTCAATGGCTGTGTTTCTGTCGGCGGGAATGCTTGAGGCTGTATGCGCGGAATTGATTTCGGGCGGCTACAGCAGTGATACTCCGGCGGCTGTGGTGTATCGTGCCTCATGGCCGGACGAGAGAGTCATACGCGGGACTCTGGCCACACTTCCGGGACTCGCTGAGGGAGTCACAAAGTCAGCAATAATCCTCGCAGGGGATTTTCTCGGCGACAACACGGACTCACAGTCGAAACTTTACGACAAAAATTTTTCCCATGAATACAGACGGTCTTTCTGA